A region of Oligoflexus sp. DNA encodes the following proteins:
- a CDS encoding error-prone DNA polymerase, whose protein sequence is MADAPLPWWEWTCHTNFSFLTGASHPEDCVQRAYDLGYRGLGITDYDGVYGIVRGYRRQQQLPEGKQLPLFHGCEMHLAEDHTRPVVYRDTVTLLALNRSGYRQMNELISFAHRESKDRAVLPLDHLLNRASPDLICLQPMRGLIRRDNRAVVETRYERLREAFGPNFFLLISRHLNPAEDHWIPLTLELGRRLDIPYLCSQDPFFHDEKSKEVCDILQAIRLNQTVDDVIPHLFVNRERCLQPTALLYQRYQGLPGFQEAQKRAAALAERFHFNLWELCYQYPQEMLPPGHTAQSYLEDVTWDAARQRYPQGIPATVASTIEKELNLSAHLNIADYFLTVWQIVSWARSQNILCQGRGSAANSAICYVLNITSVNPERFDLLFERFLCAERGEPPDIDVDFEHERREEVIQHIYERYGRHRAAMVANVIAFRSRSSLRTVGKALGIPMAIIDDVNILQERRLQRFDKGPTLDENPPSGWGDPNIEAQIPVDLWFDLAGRIKGFPQHMGIHSGGFILNHEDMTGISPIEPATMEGRTVVQWSKEDIEALNIFKIDVLALGMLTVIRKAFHLIKETQGKSYTMYEIPADDPATYRMIQKAETVGTFQIESRAQMSMLPRLKPQNFYEIAVQIGIIRPGPIVGGLINSYLKRKQGTEPITYPDPRLIPILKRTLGIPIFQEQVMRIAMLVGNLSASEADQLRKHISSWTPTQGFGPLVQKLEAGFRQSGLQEKFIDQLLGHLHGFTNYGFPESHSISFAMIAYASSYLKCHYPAAFYVSLLNSQPVGFYSIHALVQTARREGLGLRPIDINRSDWESTLEETAPGVWAIRLGFHLVNGIKEAGARRLMEKRQAKGPWTHLGPFLQENVAHRTDLTALAAAGALQGFGIERAAAIWLAEAVPFAPILDHELPYAFEAEDEQLRLERDFIGFSTTLGQHPAQVLRERYWAYEVPVKKMETAQQLLERRDGATVHAFGLVLVRQAPMTAKGMEFFTMEDESGFINLVFTPQTLKLYKNIAHAHAFLCVKGRLQRQGDGHSILVQQVFPRQLKDPKIISLVERTAEAQAPLPEETFTRLPPARNFH, encoded by the coding sequence ATGGCTGACGCCCCGCTTCCCTGGTGGGAATGGACCTGCCATACCAATTTCAGTTTTCTGACCGGCGCCTCCCATCCCGAGGACTGCGTGCAGCGAGCCTATGATCTTGGTTATCGGGGTCTCGGCATCACTGACTATGATGGCGTTTATGGAATCGTGCGGGGCTATCGCCGGCAGCAGCAGCTTCCGGAAGGCAAACAGCTCCCGCTTTTCCATGGCTGCGAAATGCATCTGGCCGAAGACCACACAAGGCCGGTTGTGTATCGTGATACGGTGACGCTTCTGGCCCTGAATCGGTCGGGCTATCGGCAGATGAATGAGCTGATCAGCTTCGCGCATCGGGAGAGCAAGGACAGGGCGGTCCTGCCCTTGGATCATCTTTTGAATCGGGCCAGCCCGGATCTGATCTGTCTGCAGCCCATGCGGGGTTTGATTCGGCGGGACAATCGAGCGGTGGTCGAGACGCGTTATGAACGTCTGCGCGAGGCCTTTGGCCCCAACTTTTTTCTGCTGATCAGTCGGCATCTGAATCCCGCCGAGGATCATTGGATTCCTTTGACCCTTGAACTCGGCCGGCGTCTTGATATTCCCTATCTTTGCAGTCAGGATCCCTTCTTTCACGACGAAAAATCCAAAGAGGTCTGCGATATCCTCCAGGCCATCCGCCTCAATCAAACCGTGGATGATGTCATCCCGCATCTTTTCGTCAATCGCGAGCGCTGCCTGCAGCCGACGGCTCTGCTTTATCAGCGTTATCAGGGTCTGCCCGGTTTTCAGGAGGCCCAGAAGCGTGCGGCGGCCTTGGCGGAACGCTTTCATTTTAATCTTTGGGAGCTTTGCTATCAGTACCCGCAGGAGATGCTGCCGCCCGGACACACGGCCCAGAGCTATCTGGAGGATGTGACCTGGGACGCGGCGCGGCAGCGTTATCCGCAGGGTATTCCGGCGACTGTCGCCAGTACGATCGAAAAGGAACTGAATCTGAGCGCGCATCTCAATATCGCTGATTATTTCCTCACCGTCTGGCAGATCGTGAGCTGGGCGCGTTCGCAGAATATCCTCTGCCAGGGCCGAGGCTCGGCCGCGAATTCCGCGATCTGCTATGTCCTTAACATCACCTCGGTGAATCCCGAGCGCTTTGATCTTCTCTTCGAACGCTTTCTCTGCGCCGAGCGCGGGGAACCGCCGGACATCGATGTGGACTTTGAACATGAAAGGCGTGAGGAGGTGATCCAGCATATTTATGAACGCTACGGGCGTCACCGCGCAGCCATGGTTGCCAATGTCATTGCCTTTCGCAGCCGCAGTTCCCTCCGCACGGTCGGCAAGGCCCTCGGGATTCCCATGGCCATCATTGATGATGTGAATATCCTGCAGGAAAGGCGGCTCCAGCGTTTTGATAAAGGCCCCACCCTGGACGAGAATCCACCCTCGGGCTGGGGGGATCCGAATATAGAGGCGCAGATTCCCGTGGACCTTTGGTTTGATCTGGCTGGACGCATCAAGGGCTTTCCGCAGCATATGGGCATTCACTCCGGAGGCTTCATTCTGAATCATGAGGACATGACCGGCATTTCTCCGATTGAACCGGCGACCATGGAAGGCCGGACCGTCGTGCAGTGGTCGAAGGAGGATATCGAGGCGCTCAATATCTTTAAGATCGACGTGCTGGCGCTCGGCATGCTGACGGTGATTCGCAAGGCCTTTCATCTGATCAAGGAAACGCAGGGAAAAAGTTATACGATGTATGAAATACCGGCCGATGATCCCGCGACCTATCGCATGATTCAAAAGGCGGAAACAGTCGGCACCTTCCAGATCGAATCGCGGGCCCAGATGTCGATGCTTCCCCGTTTGAAGCCGCAGAATTTCTATGAAATCGCCGTACAGATCGGCATCATCCGTCCAGGCCCCATCGTCGGCGGTTTGATCAACTCCTATCTGAAGCGCAAGCAGGGAACCGAGCCCATCACCTATCCCGATCCGCGGCTCATTCCCATTCTGAAACGGACGCTCGGCATTCCCATTTTTCAGGAGCAGGTGATGCGCATCGCCATGCTGGTCGGCAATCTTTCCGCCTCGGAAGCCGATCAGCTGCGCAAGCACATCAGCAGCTGGACGCCGACTCAGGGTTTTGGTCCCCTGGTGCAAAAGCTGGAGGCGGGATTTCGGCAAAGCGGGCTGCAGGAAAAATTCATAGATCAGCTCCTCGGTCATCTGCATGGCTTCACCAACTATGGCTTTCCCGAATCGCATTCGATTTCCTTTGCCATGATCGCCTATGCGTCGAGCTATTTGAAATGCCATTATCCAGCCGCTTTTTATGTTTCCCTTTTGAATTCGCAGCCCGTTGGTTTTTATTCCATTCATGCCCTCGTCCAAACAGCAAGACGCGAGGGCCTTGGCCTGCGTCCCATTGATATCAATCGTTCGGATTGGGAGAGCACTCTGGAAGAAACGGCCCCCGGCGTCTGGGCCATTCGCCTCGGCTTTCATCTGGTCAACGGTATCAAGGAAGCCGGTGCACGAAGGCTGATGGAAAAGCGGCAGGCCAAGGGTCCCTGGACGCACCTCGGACCTTTCTTACAGGAGAATGTCGCGCATCGCACGGATCTGACCGCGCTGGCCGCGGCCGGGGCTCTGCAGGGTTTTGGCATCGAACGCGCGGCTGCCATCTGGCTGGCCGAAGCCGTGCCCTTCGCCCCCATTTTGGATCATGAGCTGCCTTATGCCTTTGAAGCCGAGGATGAGCAGCTGCGCCTGGAACGGGATTTTATCGGCTTTTCGACCACATTGGGTCAGCATCCGGCTCAGGTTCTGCGGGAACGTTACTGGGCTTATGAGGTGCCGGTGAAGAAAATGGAAACCGCCCAGCAGCTTTTGGAGCGGCGTGATGGAGCCACGGTTCATGCCTTTGGGCTGGTGCTCGTGCGCCAGGCGCCGATGACGGCCAAGGGTATGGAATTTTTTACGATGGAGGATGAAAGCGGCTTTATCAATCTCGTCTTCACGCCGCAGACGCTGAAACTTTATAAAAACATAGCGCATGCGCACGCATTTTTATGCGTCAAAGGCCGCCTGCAAAGACAGGGGGATGGGCACTCCATCCTCGTGCAGCAGGTCTTCCCGCGCCAGTTGAAGGATCCGAAGATTATTTCCCTGGTGGAGCGCACGGCCGAGGCCCAGGCGCCCCTTCCCGAGGAGACCTTCACAAGGCTGCCGCCGGCGCGGAATTTTCATTGA
- a CDS encoding PilZ domain-containing protein, which translates to MTEGGQNQREHYRIFYRAPDQPVFQCDQGKFPVVDISEGGFRFAFKKGALFMEKDYLEGTIFFPNKRGSVFVKGQVLRVFDREIAVQLDAGGRIPLAKIMEEQRILIQKGKL; encoded by the coding sequence ATGACAGAAGGCGGCCAGAATCAAAGGGAACACTATCGAATTTTTTACCGGGCACCGGATCAGCCCGTGTTTCAGTGCGATCAAGGCAAGTTTCCTGTGGTCGATATTTCCGAGGGCGGCTTCCGCTTTGCCTTCAAGAAGGGTGCGCTCTTCATGGAAAAAGACTATCTGGAAGGCACGATCTTCTTCCCGAATAAACGCGGTTCAGTTTTTGTCAAAGGTCAGGTTTTGCGAGTCTTTGATCGCGAGATCGCCGTGCAGCTCGATGCCGGTGGCCGTATTCCTTTGGCTAAAATCATGGAAGAGCAGCGTATTCTGATTCAAAAAGGCAAGCTCTGA
- a CDS encoding response regulator — MLPGVTQKENDIIPSIMRQLWVFLAYVAAARLAILLALPPGYASPIWPAAGLAMAAVIVWGPSLTIAVFLGSIATNLRPDELLQNPTDQIIMQLCLALGTSIQAYLGSLAFHALDRRLPNTTAPRRLSLEVFLLGPVACITAATIGVAALTVFHVIDMRMFLSNWTSWWLGDSFGAGVFSPLLVRLYRILPLRPLRRKVMPYLIIPAALSLILVTTLVIHLNNNDRRNQKALEHSVDDFHQHMQANIHRLQKDLNNLVATSRNLEPLQVMERYQTTQGNGPQLLWVPRVPEDRRAEFEATLGNAHQNFTILEKTSTGHLAPAAARPVHWPLVIRSTHEENLLPPGFDFGSLPEVDALLQKAWNTSEPLSSTLLNLGSNKKALFLAQRSQDGLFLALLSVDQLLQPVLGELNHPIFHIQIHSPDQPPAAAFTSWFGLASPESQSERAYGHYQRTLDLGTRTLILQVGFPAAAFHGGRMGDPMFVTLLCMLLAFALNVLIISQQYVPSVVDPGMKMQQDELRIQYEALREADRAKSQLLGNISHQIRSPLQGVLGLLDMLRGSSLDPKQRSSIDTIIANCQSMRLMLEDVQTYANMEAGQLTLATDDFLMDDCLRDLISVYEIAAEERHNEFKVKNELPANLRVQGDRRRLHRVLSHLLSDAIRRTQKGRLSLHAMLEPNQSLCFSIESQRNSQDDVHDNEWEFGNVKTWQPLEIFNLKICERIVQAMGGRLNLERPGPLVSRVTLSLPLPLTLPQGLDPAALEARFQDVLVVDDNVINLTVASGLLVKLGYSVDTAANGHEALEKVKRKTYDVIFMDCQMPIMDGYKATEHIRAFYSPERGPLIIALTANAMEEARDKALESGMDHLIVKPISSDILVRTVGYARTRPAEIPAANPAAPIMDFKAFSMGLGDDSDLIQTAIHRYFEEIDGMMLRLRSEVERADAASVGRTAHTLKGMTSLFAAHALVEANRNLELAGKEGRLEELNALLKRVENLTELLKVELKKLIDDRSPSRKDVA, encoded by the coding sequence GTGCTACCAGGCGTCACTCAAAAAGAAAATGATATTATCCCAAGCATCATGCGTCAGCTTTGGGTTTTTCTAGCCTATGTGGCCGCGGCGCGCCTCGCCATCCTCCTGGCTCTGCCGCCCGGGTATGCATCCCCGATCTGGCCCGCAGCCGGCCTTGCCATGGCGGCTGTGATCGTCTGGGGCCCGTCGCTTACCATCGCTGTCTTCCTGGGATCCATTGCCACCAATTTACGGCCTGATGAACTTCTGCAAAACCCCACCGATCAGATCATCATGCAGCTCTGCCTGGCACTGGGAACCAGCATCCAGGCTTATCTGGGATCTTTGGCCTTTCATGCCCTGGATCGGCGGCTGCCCAATACCACGGCCCCGCGGCGCCTGAGCCTTGAGGTCTTCCTTCTGGGGCCGGTCGCGTGCATCACGGCCGCCACAATTGGCGTTGCGGCTCTGACCGTCTTTCATGTGATCGACATGCGGATGTTTCTGAGCAACTGGACCTCATGGTGGCTCGGGGATTCCTTTGGAGCCGGCGTCTTCAGCCCGCTTCTGGTTCGCCTGTATCGCATACTTCCCTTAAGACCTTTGCGCAGAAAGGTCATGCCTTACCTCATAATTCCCGCCGCTCTCAGCCTTATTCTCGTGACCACGCTGGTCATTCATCTGAATAATAACGATCGCCGCAATCAGAAGGCCCTGGAACATTCCGTCGATGATTTTCATCAGCACATGCAGGCGAATATTCACCGCCTGCAAAAGGATTTAAACAACCTCGTCGCCACCTCACGCAACCTGGAACCCCTGCAGGTGATGGAACGTTACCAGACCACCCAGGGCAATGGTCCCCAGCTGCTATGGGTGCCACGCGTTCCCGAGGATCGCCGCGCCGAATTCGAAGCCACCTTGGGCAATGCCCATCAAAATTTCACCATACTGGAAAAAACTTCGACCGGGCACCTGGCTCCTGCCGCGGCCCGTCCGGTGCACTGGCCGCTGGTGATAAGGTCGACTCATGAAGAAAACCTGCTGCCACCCGGCTTTGACTTTGGCTCCTTGCCTGAGGTCGATGCCCTTTTGCAAAAAGCCTGGAACACATCAGAGCCGCTCAGCAGCACTCTTCTGAATTTAGGCTCGAACAAAAAAGCTCTCTTCCTCGCTCAACGCAGCCAGGACGGGCTTTTTCTGGCTCTATTGAGCGTGGATCAGCTCCTTCAGCCCGTGCTCGGCGAGTTGAATCATCCCATCTTTCACATTCAAATTCATTCGCCGGATCAACCTCCCGCTGCGGCCTTCACGAGCTGGTTCGGTCTTGCTTCTCCCGAATCCCAGTCGGAGCGTGCCTATGGACACTATCAAAGAACTCTGGACCTGGGCACGCGGACCCTCATTCTGCAGGTCGGATTCCCCGCCGCGGCGTTTCATGGCGGCCGCATGGGTGACCCGATGTTTGTCACCCTCCTTTGCATGCTCCTCGCTTTCGCTTTGAATGTCCTGATCATTTCCCAGCAGTATGTGCCGAGCGTGGTCGATCCCGGGATGAAGATGCAGCAGGATGAACTCCGCATTCAATATGAAGCGCTACGTGAAGCCGACCGCGCCAAGTCCCAGCTGCTCGGCAACATCAGCCATCAGATTCGCAGTCCACTCCAGGGTGTGCTCGGCCTTTTGGATATGCTGCGAGGCAGCAGTCTGGATCCCAAGCAAAGAAGCAGCATCGATACCATCATAGCCAACTGCCAATCCATGCGCCTCATGCTGGAGGATGTGCAGACCTATGCAAACATGGAAGCCGGGCAGTTGACCCTGGCGACCGACGATTTCCTCATGGACGATTGCCTGCGCGATCTCATCAGCGTCTATGAAATTGCAGCGGAAGAGCGGCACAATGAATTCAAGGTCAAAAACGAGCTACCCGCAAACCTTCGCGTTCAGGGCGATCGTCGTCGCCTTCATCGCGTCCTGAGCCATCTTTTAAGCGATGCCATCCGTCGCACGCAAAAAGGTCGACTGAGTCTTCATGCGATGCTCGAACCCAATCAGAGTCTTTGCTTCTCGATCGAAAGCCAGCGCAACTCACAGGATGACGTTCACGACAATGAGTGGGAATTCGGCAACGTCAAGACCTGGCAGCCGCTCGAAATCTTCAACTTGAAAATTTGCGAACGCATCGTACAGGCGATGGGCGGACGCCTGAACCTGGAACGTCCCGGACCTCTTGTGAGCCGGGTGACCCTGTCGCTGCCTCTGCCGCTCACGCTGCCGCAGGGCCTTGATCCCGCCGCCCTTGAAGCCCGGTTCCAGGATGTTCTGGTGGTGGATGATAACGTCATCAACCTGACCGTGGCCTCGGGTCTCCTCGTCAAACTCGGCTACTCTGTGGACACAGCTGCGAATGGTCATGAAGCCCTGGAGAAGGTGAAAAGGAAAACCTACGATGTCATCTTCATGGACTGCCAGATGCCGATCATGGATGGCTATAAGGCGACCGAGCACATCCGCGCTTTCTATAGTCCCGAGCGCGGCCCTCTGATTATTGCGCTCACGGCCAATGCGATGGAAGAGGCTCGCGACAAAGCCCTGGAGTCCGGCATGGATCACCTGATCGTCAAACCGATTTCGAGTGATATCCTGGTTCGCACCGTTGGTTATGCCCGGACCCGGCCCGCGGAAATTCCAGCTGCGAATCCGGCTGCACCCATCATGGACTTCAAGGCTTTCTCGATGGGGCTCGGGGATGACAGCGATCTGATTCAGACAGCCATCCACCGCTATTTTGAAGAGATTGATGGCATGATGCTGCGGCTTCGCAGCGAGGTCGAGCGCGCCGACGCTGCCTCGGTAGGCAGGACGGCCCATACTCTTAAGGGCATGACCTCGCTCTTTGCGGCGCACGCTCTGGTCGAAGCCAATCGCAACCTGGAACTGGCAGGCAAGGAAGGCCGCCTGGAAGAATTGAATGCACTTCTCAAAAGGGTTGAAAATCTCACTGAGCTTCTCAAAGTGGAACTGAAGAAGCTGATTGACGATCGCAGCCCGTCCAGAAAGGATGTGGCCTGA
- a CDS encoding response regulator, whose product MTAQHKILVVEDSLVLRDIESLQLRKAGFQTLACETGETCLQILNQDKTIDAVLLDIELPGISGLEVLTKIRQTSSILQLPVIMATGKTDTETTVQALRLGANDYVTKPVDFDIAQSRLRTHLQLRDLSTIQEKMKKAEAVRALITTYNHEINNALMIATGTISRGLDGMDRIRFEKLTQSLDRIADIVKRLQEASGKDLEMTTYVEGTKMLKI is encoded by the coding sequence ATGACAGCTCAGCACAAGATTCTGGTCGTGGAAGATTCGCTCGTTCTTCGGGATATCGAGTCTTTGCAGCTGCGCAAGGCAGGCTTTCAGACCCTTGCCTGTGAAACAGGCGAGACCTGCCTGCAGATCCTGAATCAGGATAAAACGATTGATGCGGTTTTGCTGGATATCGAGCTGCCCGGTATTTCCGGATTGGAAGTCCTCACCAAAATCCGCCAGACATCCAGCATTCTGCAGCTGCCCGTGATCATGGCGACGGGCAAGACGGATACCGAAACCACAGTCCAGGCGCTGCGTCTGGGGGCCAATGATTATGTGACCAAGCCCGTGGATTTTGATATCGCCCAATCACGCCTGCGCACGCACCTTCAGCTGCGTGATCTGTCGACAATCCAGGAAAAGATGAAAAAAGCGGAGGCCGTTCGGGCTTTGATCACGACCTACAACCATGAAATCAACAATGCACTGATGATAGCAACGGGAACCATCTCGCGCGGCCTTGACGGCATGGATCGCATCCGCTTCGAAAAGCTGACTCAATCCCTGGACCGGATCGCTGACATTGTGAAACGTCTGCAGGAAGCATCCGGCAAGGATCTGGAAATGACGACCTATGTGGAAGGCACGAAAATGCTGAAGATATAA
- a CDS encoding TrmH family RNA methyltransferase, whose translation MGFKPRSTPIIASKSPIQVTEKRPELLYCGLHICETLVRLRKDDIIRVYCTQEQLGIFGELLRWCAQQKKAYHIVSPADLEKITSSVHHEGVAILARAPVHGSELALRKRLELFPQPFIFLDGVQNPHNIGTIMRVMAHFGWRTLAGHQQLPPLSAATARVSEGGAEFVETFVLNDALNFLSSLRQLGYRIVGTSSHARTSLYAQPLARKLCLVMGHEVHGASPEIEALFDDAIVIPGTGAVESLNVSVATGLMLGEYSRQHGIRDADG comes from the coding sequence ATGGGTTTCAAACCGCGTTCCACGCCGATCATTGCCAGCAAAAGCCCCATCCAGGTCACAGAAAAAAGACCTGAGCTTTTGTACTGTGGCCTTCATATCTGTGAAACCCTGGTGCGACTGCGGAAGGATGATATCATTCGGGTTTATTGCACCCAGGAGCAACTCGGAATCTTTGGCGAGCTGCTTCGCTGGTGTGCCCAGCAGAAGAAGGCTTACCATATCGTAAGTCCCGCGGACCTCGAAAAGATCACGAGCTCCGTTCATCATGAAGGCGTGGCTATCCTCGCCCGTGCGCCTGTGCATGGAAGCGAGCTGGCTCTTCGCAAAAGACTGGAGCTTTTCCCGCAGCCTTTTATCTTTTTGGATGGCGTGCAGAATCCCCACAACATCGGCACCATCATGCGGGTGATGGCGCATTTCGGATGGAGGACGCTGGCTGGTCATCAGCAGCTGCCGCCACTTTCCGCAGCCACGGCAAGGGTCAGCGAAGGGGGAGCGGAATTCGTCGAGACCTTTGTCCTGAATGATGCCCTGAACTTCCTCTCGTCCTTGCGGCAGCTCGGCTATCGCATCGTGGGGACATCGAGCCATGCGCGTACGTCTCTTTACGCGCAGCCCTTGGCCCGCAAGCTCTGCCTTGTCATGGGGCATGAAGTGCACGGCGCTTCGCCTGAAATTGAAGCCTTGTTTGATGATGCGATCGTTATTCCAGGGACGGGCGCGGTCGAGAGCTTGAACGTCTCGGTGGCCACAGGGCTTATGCTCGGGGAATACAGCCGGCAGCATGGCATTCGGGATGCAGACGGCTGA
- a CDS encoding hybrid sensor histidine kinase/response regulator, producing the protein MTFPGFHKTFERLPIARQLLLQWVAWISVASILLSGSAALMMKRQLNNELLTRATEEAGNRLDLVDMHLRSLEEEVLRLARHSFSQPHRRKELQRALMADLMLHRETRGLMFLDHSGQVVQTIRPESLNPPERKDPAAEDIHTVLHKGQILRRLEAARGDYILIVPIKNGETIIGAVAAFFDFTVVLQQFFQRRTTLLYAFEQGGHNFFQTGDFVGGQALPYQTSMMRELDISCRYGANDPEFLRPLHDASILLLIISLALVVITIAFCVGLAHRITEPLRKMTETLGGAGDGSEQDGNEVDELRKAIQRHQETTQGTLRELEKSRDEALKATQTKSEFLANMSHEVRAPMNGVLGMAQLMRFTDMTPEQRKYVDAIVDAGDSLMGIINDILDFSKIEAGHFQIDYQDFDLRRCLQSTLQIFEVRAKEKGLDLILDMKDDLPRMMRGDDLRLRQILNNLISNAIKFTSQGRVVVHVQAQPQADEKFNLSIQVQDTGIGIHKEDMGRLFKSFSQANSSITRKFGGTGLGLAISQALCEMMGGSIGVDSSPGKGSTFYFNLIFEKAQSEGGEVKENGTEYSRNLRILVADDSDVNQMIIRTMFKKLGIRVDIAADGLEAIEMAAATAYDLIYMDVHMPAKDGPEATRIILSENRFQPPPRVIALTADMFKDDHRQCFEAGMIDLLMKPVQLHDLRLSLLKHGHRAREDRKPLGQAS; encoded by the coding sequence ATGACTTTCCCGGGTTTCCACAAAACCTTTGAACGTCTGCCCATCGCAAGGCAGCTCCTGCTGCAATGGGTGGCATGGATCAGCGTCGCCTCGATCCTTCTGTCCGGCAGCGCGGCCTTGATGATGAAGAGACAATTGAATAACGAGCTCCTCACGCGGGCCACGGAAGAAGCCGGCAATCGGCTTGACCTTGTGGATATGCATCTGCGTAGTCTTGAAGAAGAGGTGCTGCGTCTGGCCCGGCATAGCTTTTCACAGCCGCATCGTCGCAAGGAACTGCAGAGGGCGCTCATGGCTGACCTCATGCTCCACCGTGAGACGCGTGGGCTCATGTTCCTGGATCATTCGGGCCAGGTCGTTCAAACGATCCGTCCTGAATCGCTGAACCCGCCTGAACGGAAAGATCCCGCCGCGGAGGATATTCACACTGTTCTGCACAAAGGGCAAATTCTGCGTCGACTCGAAGCCGCGCGCGGCGATTATATCCTGATCGTGCCCATCAAGAATGGAGAGACGATCATCGGCGCCGTCGCGGCGTTCTTTGATTTTACGGTCGTGCTCCAGCAATTCTTTCAAAGACGCACCACTCTCCTCTATGCCTTTGAACAAGGCGGACACAATTTCTTTCAAACCGGCGACTTCGTCGGTGGCCAAGCCCTGCCGTACCAGACGAGTATGATGCGGGAGCTGGATATCAGCTGCCGTTATGGGGCGAATGATCCTGAGTTCCTCCGTCCCTTGCATGATGCCTCGATCCTGCTCCTCATCATCAGCCTCGCGCTCGTCGTCATCACCATCGCGTTTTGCGTCGGACTTGCTCATCGCATCACAGAGCCTCTGCGGAAGATGACCGAAACACTCGGCGGAGCCGGTGATGGATCGGAGCAGGATGGGAACGAAGTGGATGAACTCAGAAAGGCCATCCAAAGGCATCAGGAAACAACGCAGGGCACGCTGCGTGAGCTGGAAAAATCACGCGATGAAGCTCTGAAGGCCACGCAAACCAAAAGCGAATTTCTGGCGAATATGAGCCATGAAGTCCGTGCCCCAATGAATGGCGTCCTTGGAATGGCCCAGCTTATGCGCTTCACAGACATGACGCCGGAGCAGCGCAAATACGTGGATGCCATCGTCGATGCCGGGGACAGCCTGATGGGCATCATCAACGACATCCTCGATTTTTCCAAGATTGAAGCCGGTCACTTTCAGATCGACTATCAGGATTTTGATCTGAGGCGCTGCCTTCAGAGCACGCTGCAGATCTTTGAAGTCAGAGCCAAGGAAAAAGGTTTGGATTTGATTCTGGATATGAAAGACGATCTGCCTCGCATGATGCGGGGTGATGATCTGCGTCTTCGGCAGATTCTGAATAACCTGATCTCGAATGCGATCAAGTTCACCTCGCAGGGCCGCGTGGTGGTTCATGTGCAGGCCCAGCCTCAGGCCGATGAGAAATTCAATCTGAGCATTCAGGTCCAGGATACCGGCATTGGCATCCATAAAGAGGACATGGGAAGACTCTTCAAATCCTTCAGCCAGGCGAATAGCTCCATTACCCGCAAATTCGGGGGAACCGGCCTCGGCCTCGCCATCTCGCAGGCGCTCTGTGAAATGATGGGCGGCAGCATCGGGGTGGACAGCAGCCCGGGGAAAGGCTCGACTTTCTATTTCAACCTGATCTTTGAAAAAGCCCAGAGCGAGGGCGGCGAGGTCAAGGAAAACGGGACGGAATACAGCCGCAACCTTCGCATTCTGGTGGCGGATGACAGTGATGTGAATCAGATGATCATCCGCACCATGTTCAAAAAATTGGGCATCCGCGTGGATATCGCAGCGGATGGATTGGAAGCCATCGAGATGGCAGCGGCCACCGCCTATGATTTGATTTACATGGACGTGCATATGCCGGCCAAGGACGGACCCGAGGCGACCCGCATCATCCTTTCTGAAAACAGATTTCAACCGCCGCCGCGGGTCATCGCCTTGACGGCGGACATGTTCAAGGACGATCATCGCCAATGCTTTGAAGCCGGGATGATCGATCTTTTGATGAAACCAGTTCAGCTCCATGACCTCAGGCTTTCACTTTTAAAACATGGGCACCGGGCCCGCGAGGATCGCAAGCCCTTGGGTCAGGCTT